CAGTTTCAGGACAGATAAATCCGCTCATATTTTCAACAATACCAGCGATTGGAATGTTAAGTTTTTTGAACATACTCAAGCTTCGCTCAGCATCGTCAAGTGCAACAGTTTGCGGAGTCGTAACGGTAACACCCGCAGTAACAGGAACACTTTGAGCAAGAGTAAGTTGTGCATCACCAGTTCCTGGAGGCATGTCAATTACAAGAACATCTAATTCGCTCCAAAGAATATCTGTAAGGAATTGTTGAATTGCTTTAATAATTAGAGAACCTCTCCAAATCAGAGCTTCACCATCATTCATAAGAGAACCCATGCTTATCATTTCAATTCCATAAGCTTGGATTGGTCGAACTTTGTTACCAACAACTTCAGGTCTTTGACCTTCAACACCTAACATTCGCGGAATATTTGGACCATAAATATCAGCATCAAGAAGTCCAACTTTTTTACCTTGCATCGCAAGAGCAATAGCTAAATTCACAGAAGTAGTAGATTTTCCAACTCCACCTT
The nucleotide sequence above comes from Thiovulum sp. ES. Encoded proteins:
- a CDS encoding ATPase involved in chromosome partitioning (PFAM: ParA/MinD ATPase like; Domain of unknown function DUF59; Anion-transporting ATPase) yields the protein MTKEIVESALSKVIYPGFQKDIASFGFVDKIEIDGADVNVEITITSSADEVSEELKKNIDLEVSKAGAEKVTVKVNKPAVPRETSSHGKNIAPVVKNFVMVSSGKGGVGKSTTSVNLAIALAMQGKKVGLLDADIYGPNIPRMLGVEGQRPEVVGNKVRPIQAYGIEMISMGSLMNDGEALIWRGSLIIKAIQQFLTDILWSELDVLVIDMPPGTGDAQLTLAQSVPVTAGVTVTTPQTVALDDAERSLSMFKKLNIPIAGIVENMSGFICPET